Proteins co-encoded in one Capnocytophaga ochracea DSM 7271 genomic window:
- the gldF gene encoding gliding motility-associated ABC transporter permease subunit GldF, translated as MYALFKKEIRYFFTSPIGLTIIGLFIVLNGLFLWVFKTDYNIFNAGFADLLPFFRLSSWFFVFLVPALTMRSISEEKKSGMLALLFTKPVSTLQMVLGKYLGILFLLLVILLPSVLYVYMVWVLGNPVGNLDIAGTVGSYIALFLLVATFAAVGLWASSISSNQIISFVLAAFLCFFFFFGIDQLIAFVAPDDFVGVGFQTHFDAISRGVLDTRNILYFLSVILFFIYLTTLSLKAYKR; from the coding sequence ATGTACGCACTATTCAAAAAAGAAATCCGTTATTTCTTCACTTCTCCCATTGGTCTTACTATCATTGGGCTCTTTATTGTGCTTAACGGATTGTTCTTATGGGTCTTTAAAACAGATTACAACATTTTCAACGCTGGTTTTGCCGATTTGTTGCCCTTTTTCCGTCTTTCGTCTTGGTTTTTCGTCTTTTTAGTACCTGCCCTTACAATGAGAAGCATCTCCGAGGAGAAAAAAAGCGGTATGTTAGCCCTTTTGTTCACTAAGCCAGTCAGCACTCTGCAAATGGTGCTCGGCAAGTATTTGGGTATCCTCTTCTTGCTCCTTGTAATCCTCTTGCCATCAGTCTTATACGTATATATGGTATGGGTATTGGGCAACCCCGTAGGCAACTTAGATATAGCAGGCACCGTGGGTTCTTACATTGCCTTGTTTTTACTGGTAGCCACCTTTGCAGCAGTGGGCTTATGGGCGTCGTCCATAAGTAGTAATCAAATCATTTCCTTTGTGTTAGCTGCCTTTCTATGCTTCTTTTTCTTTTTTGGCATCGACCAGCTTATCGCTTTTGTAGCCCCCGATGATTTCGTTGGAGTGGGCTTTCAAACGCATTTCGACGCTATCAGTAGGGGAGTACTCGACACCCGAAATATCTTGTATTTCCTCTCTGTTATCTTATTTTTCATATACCTCACTACCTTATCACTCAAAGCTTACAAACGATGA
- the gldG gene encoding gliding motility-associated ABC transporter substrate-binding protein GldG, producing the protein MKKLFQNTVIKVLIALVCLLAVNYIAKQWHTRIDLTQDKRYTLSEVSKKTLAKIQNPIVIDVLLKGNIPTEFKKLQTETIQLLDEYAATNNNIIVNFVNPLEGEEHPESVIQELINNGYQPLQITQNEAGKSSIEYIFPWAVISDGKKSERVRLFVNKLGSTDQEQVQNSVQKLEYNFTDALYKFTLDKKKKIAVLRSNGALEDIYMADFLKTAREYYFIAPFTLDSVATNPEKTLHDLEKFDLLLVPKPTEPFTDAQKQVVDQYIMNGGCALWLIDNVAVSLEDMYKTGGMTMAMPINLNLTDMFFQYGFRINYTLVNDLYFSEIIVATGDGSQTRYMPIPWVYNPLVLSGNNHLINNHLDAVRFQFANSIDTLKNGVKKTVLLTSSPFSKADGTPREINLRIDPNNQNKEAYKHGNIPLAVLLEGEFNSVYKDRIHPINLKEKSDRSKPTKMLVVADGDIIKNDIDSKNNIPLELGFDKWTNKYYDNKAFLQNALNYLLDDTEFLSLRNKKVQLAFLDKEKVAESASSWQVKVFVYPLLLLILVMLSILYFYRKKNIKKE; encoded by the coding sequence ATGAAAAAACTCTTTCAAAACACTGTTATCAAGGTGCTTATAGCCTTGGTGTGCCTCCTTGCAGTCAATTATATTGCCAAGCAATGGCATACGCGGATAGACCTCACACAAGACAAACGTTATACGCTCTCTGAGGTGAGCAAGAAAACGCTTGCTAAAATACAGAATCCTATCGTGATTGATGTATTGCTAAAAGGCAATATCCCTACCGAATTTAAGAAATTACAGACTGAAACGATTCAGTTATTAGACGAGTATGCAGCTACCAATAACAATATTATCGTCAATTTTGTAAACCCATTAGAAGGGGAGGAGCACCCCGAAAGTGTGATTCAAGAACTGATAAACAATGGCTATCAACCCTTGCAAATCACTCAAAATGAAGCAGGAAAATCTTCTATTGAGTATATTTTCCCTTGGGCAGTAATTAGTGATGGCAAGAAGAGTGAGCGTGTACGCCTCTTTGTGAACAAACTCGGCTCTACTGACCAAGAACAGGTACAAAACTCGGTACAGAAATTGGAATACAATTTTACCGATGCGCTCTATAAGTTTACGTTGGACAAGAAGAAGAAAATTGCAGTGCTCAGAAGTAATGGTGCGCTGGAAGATATCTATATGGCCGACTTCCTCAAAACAGCGCGCGAATACTACTTTATAGCACCTTTCACTCTCGATTCAGTAGCAACCAATCCTGAAAAAACTCTACATGACCTCGAAAAGTTTGATTTACTACTTGTACCTAAGCCTACCGAGCCTTTTACTGATGCCCAAAAGCAGGTAGTAGACCAATATATAATGAATGGCGGTTGTGCCTTATGGCTGATTGACAATGTAGCAGTTTCCTTAGAAGATATGTATAAAACAGGCGGAATGACAATGGCTATGCCTATCAATCTGAACCTTACCGATATGTTTTTCCAATATGGGTTCCGCATTAATTACACCTTAGTAAACGATTTGTATTTTTCTGAAATCATAGTAGCTACTGGCGATGGCTCTCAAACCCGTTATATGCCTATCCCTTGGGTGTATAATCCATTGGTGCTTTCAGGTAATAATCACCTTATCAACAATCATCTAGATGCGGTGAGGTTTCAGTTTGCCAATAGCATCGACACGCTGAAAAACGGTGTGAAGAAAACAGTTCTTCTCACTAGTTCGCCTTTCTCAAAAGCTGATGGCACTCCACGTGAAATTAACTTACGTATTGACCCTAATAACCAGAATAAAGAAGCCTACAAACACGGAAATATTCCCTTAGCAGTACTTTTGGAAGGAGAGTTTAACTCAGTTTATAAAGATCGTATTCACCCCATAAACCTCAAAGAAAAATCCGATAGAAGCAAGCCTACTAAAATGCTTGTAGTAGCCGATGGCGATATTATCAAAAACGATATCGATAGCAAAAATAATATTCCCTTAGAACTTGGATTTGATAAATGGACAAACAAATATTATGACAATAAAGCTTTCTTGCAGAATGCTTTAAATTACCTCTTAGACGATACTGAGTTTTTGAGTTTGCGTAATAAGAAAGTACAATTGGCTTTCTTAGATAAGGAAAAAGTAGCCGAAAGTGCCAGCAGTTGGCAAGTAAAAGTATTTGTGTATCCATTATTGCTTTTGATATTGGTAATGCTTTCAATATTATATTTTTATAGGAAGAAGAACATAAAGAAAGAATAA
- a CDS encoding alpha/beta hydrolase, with translation MKKCILFSAITLFVVGLQAQNKFKVTPDEARNGSYTISPTLPKDGMVKAGTVLTLKATPATGYIFDSGYYSLPEQWGAMFYEQSTPEFKVKVDKDMNVGACFIPRKAEANLKVVQDIVYAKPGVKPLKYDVYSPKGKQNLPCIVIIHGGGWSSNTESVMRGLARELANSGRYVVFNIDYRWIDKLDGDSTPTQLHQIIEDVYGALLHIAENAAKYGGDSSKLLLTGDSAGGHLSASAANFVERIGDRGFGKTQGVYEFMPTYMPKGKTVAQVRNELVKAIKAAAPSYGVFRPEMLTHRFKDYPYLNEIAPINSIPEASKRTVPQLLFRGSEDGLIKDEEVKAYERALSKAGQRVEYIQVGGANHAFFDWKPDTKTQATFNKYGKYHAREMLLFFDSVLEGLNKTEN, from the coding sequence ATGAAAAAATGCATACTATTCAGTGCTATAACCTTATTTGTTGTAGGGCTACAAGCACAAAACAAATTCAAAGTAACGCCTGATGAGGCACGTAATGGTTCGTATACTATTAGTCCTACTTTACCTAAGGACGGAATGGTAAAAGCAGGCACAGTTCTTACACTCAAAGCAACTCCTGCCACTGGCTATATTTTTGATAGTGGTTATTACTCCTTACCAGAACAGTGGGGGGCTATGTTTTATGAACAGTCTACACCTGAGTTCAAAGTGAAAGTAGACAAAGATATGAATGTAGGAGCTTGTTTTATACCTAGAAAAGCGGAAGCTAATCTGAAAGTAGTGCAAGATATTGTTTATGCTAAACCGGGAGTAAAACCGCTGAAATACGATGTATATAGTCCTAAAGGTAAGCAAAACCTACCTTGTATCGTAATTATTCACGGAGGTGGATGGAGCTCCAATACTGAATCGGTGATGAGAGGTTTGGCACGCGAACTAGCAAACAGTGGCAGATATGTGGTTTTCAACATTGATTATCGCTGGATAGACAAACTTGACGGAGATAGTACTCCTACTCAATTGCACCAAATTATAGAAGATGTGTATGGGGCTTTGTTACACATTGCTGAAAACGCTGCTAAATACGGAGGCGATAGCAGTAAGTTACTTCTTACGGGCGATAGTGCGGGAGGACATTTATCGGCTTCAGCAGCAAATTTTGTAGAACGCATAGGCGATAGAGGTTTTGGTAAAACGCAAGGTGTTTACGAATTTATGCCTACCTATATGCCTAAAGGGAAAACTGTGGCACAAGTGCGCAATGAGTTGGTTAAAGCTATCAAAGCTGCTGCACCCAGCTATGGAGTATTTCGCCCTGAAATGCTCACCCATCGCTTTAAAGACTATCCTTATTTAAACGAAATTGCACCTATCAACAGTATTCCAGAGGCTTCTAAAAGAACAGTACCCCAATTGTTGTTTAGAGGTTCAGAAGATGGACTTATAAAAGATGAAGAGGTTAAAGCTTACGAACGAGCCCTTTCCAAAGCCGGTCAGAGGGTGGAGTATATACAAGTAGGAGGTGCCAATCACGCTTTCTTCGATTGGAAACCCGATACTAAAACACAAGCAACTTTCAACAAATACGGCAAATACCACGCTCGCGAAATGTTGTTGTTCTTTGATTCAGTATTAGAAGGTCTTAACAAAACAGAAAATTGA
- a CDS encoding glycosyltransferase family 4 protein, which produces MRKVLIITYYWAPAGGPGVQRWLKFVKYLRDFNIEPIVYIPENPTYPIIDNEIGNDLPTDIQIIKHPIWEPYAWASLFSKKKTQKISSGIIPRKKVSILDKVLLWIRGNFFIPDARKFWVKPSVKYLNKFIKENQIETIITTSPPHSVHLIGYELKKQIPHLKWISDFRDPWTTIGYYKDLRLTKWADKRQHYWEKEVLQQSDLVITTSFKTQKDFQQLTNTPIEVITNGYDEEKTITPPLSNKFLISHIGSLLSDRNPKILWKILAELVREEPHFAEDFTLCFAGKVSEEIEEDIRHNGLTPYYINKGYISHQEAIGLQKQSQVLLLIEIDSEETQGIIPGKLFEYMISGRPILAIGPHNWDVTPILTETQTGTFVGYTDASQMKAKIVEFYHQFQHKTLKTNPKEVEQYSRKALTQRLAQLI; this is translated from the coding sequence ATGAGAAAGGTACTTATCATCACTTATTATTGGGCGCCTGCTGGCGGACCTGGTGTACAACGTTGGTTAAAATTCGTAAAATATTTACGAGATTTTAATATAGAACCTATTGTATATATTCCTGAAAACCCAACTTATCCTATCATCGACAATGAAATAGGAAACGATTTGCCTACTGATATACAAATTATTAAACATCCTATATGGGAACCTTATGCTTGGGCTTCGTTGTTCTCTAAAAAGAAAACCCAAAAGATTAGTTCGGGTATCATTCCGCGCAAAAAAGTTTCTATTTTAGATAAAGTATTACTTTGGATACGTGGTAATTTCTTTATTCCCGATGCTCGTAAATTCTGGGTCAAACCTTCTGTAAAGTATCTGAATAAGTTTATAAAAGAAAACCAGATAGAAACTATTATCACCACTTCGCCTCCTCACAGCGTACACCTTATAGGTTATGAGTTAAAGAAACAAATTCCCCACCTCAAATGGATTAGCGATTTCCGCGACCCGTGGACAACTATTGGTTATTACAAAGATTTACGCCTTACTAAATGGGCAGATAAACGTCAGCATTATTGGGAAAAAGAAGTGTTACAACAATCAGACTTGGTGATTACAACAAGTTTCAAGACGCAAAAAGACTTTCAGCAGCTTACCAATACTCCTATTGAGGTGATTACCAATGGTTACGACGAGGAAAAAACAATCACCCCTCCCCTATCCAATAAATTCCTTATTTCGCACATAGGTTCCTTATTATCAGATAGAAACCCCAAAATACTGTGGAAAATATTAGCCGAATTAGTACGCGAAGAACCTCATTTTGCCGAAGATTTCACACTTTGTTTTGCAGGCAAAGTAAGTGAAGAAATCGAAGAAGATATTCGCCATAACGGACTTACACCTTATTATATTAATAAAGGTTATATTAGCCATCAAGAAGCTATTGGTTTGCAAAAGCAATCGCAAGTATTGTTGCTCATCGAAATAGATTCCGAAGAAACACAAGGTATTATTCCGGGTAAACTGTTTGAATATATGATTTCAGGGCGACCTATTCTCGCCATAGGACCTCATAACTGGGATGTTACACCTATTCTCACTGAAACACAAACAGGTACTTTTGTAGGATATACCGATGCCTCTCAGATGAAAGCCAAAATAGTAGAGTTTTATCATCAATTCCAACATAAAACACTTAAAACCAACCCCAAAGAAGTAGAACAATACAGCCGTAAAGCCCTTACTCAGCGGTTGGCTCAACTGATATGA
- the mnmA gene encoding tRNA 2-thiouridine(34) synthase MnmA, translating to MKRVVVGLSGGVDSSVAAYLLKEQGYEVIGLFMKNWHDDSVTISDECPWLEDSNDALLVAEKLGIPFQTVDMSEPYKARIVDYMFNEYEHGRTPNPDVLCNREIKFDVFMKLALSLGADYVATGHYCRKEEIEIKGGKIYRLLSGKDENKDQSYFLCQLSQDQLSKALFPVGELQKSEVRAIAKAQDLITADKKDSQGLCFVGKVRLPEFLQQKLQPKQGDIIEIPNDWKGYTDFDMPRTFETYEDELEYLSQRFVYQPENGKKVGIHQGAHYFTKGQRKGLNVGGTKEPLFIIETDIEKNIIYTGQGHTHRGLFRSALFIATPDEHWIREDLALKIYESKEFMVRIRYRQPLQKAVLYKVENGLYIHFSEPQSAITEGQFAAWYSGDELVGSGVIS from the coding sequence ATGAAAAGAGTAGTAGTAGGACTTAGCGGAGGGGTAGACAGTAGTGTAGCAGCCTATTTGTTAAAAGAACAAGGGTATGAAGTGATAGGACTTTTTATGAAGAATTGGCACGATGATTCGGTTACTATTTCAGATGAATGTCCTTGGTTAGAAGATAGTAACGATGCGCTTTTAGTAGCCGAAAAGCTCGGTATTCCATTTCAAACGGTGGATATGAGTGAACCCTACAAAGCCCGTATTGTCGATTATATGTTCAATGAATATGAACACGGCAGAACACCTAATCCCGATGTGTTGTGTAATCGCGAAATCAAGTTTGATGTCTTTATGAAGCTCGCCCTTAGTTTAGGCGCCGATTACGTAGCAACAGGACACTATTGTCGCAAAGAAGAAATAGAGATAAAAGGTGGAAAAATCTACCGATTACTATCGGGGAAAGATGAAAATAAAGACCAATCGTATTTCCTATGTCAGCTTTCACAAGACCAACTTAGTAAAGCACTTTTTCCTGTTGGAGAATTGCAGAAATCGGAAGTGAGAGCCATTGCTAAAGCCCAAGATTTGATAACCGCTGATAAAAAAGATTCTCAGGGACTTTGCTTTGTAGGAAAAGTACGTTTACCCGAGTTCCTACAACAAAAGCTACAACCCAAACAAGGCGATATTATTGAAATCCCCAATGATTGGAAAGGATATACTGACTTTGATATGCCACGCACTTTTGAAACTTATGAAGACGAATTGGAGTATTTGTCACAACGTTTTGTGTATCAACCCGAAAACGGTAAAAAAGTAGGTATCCATCAAGGGGCTCATTATTTTACTAAAGGGCAACGCAAAGGCTTAAATGTGGGAGGAACCAAAGAACCTTTGTTCATTATAGAAACTGATATCGAAAAGAATATCATCTATACAGGACAAGGACACACACATCGCGGATTGTTCCGCAGTGCTTTGTTTATAGCAACCCCTGATGAACATTGGATTCGAGAAGATTTGGCATTAAAAATATATGAATCGAAAGAGTTTATGGTACGTATACGCTATCGTCAGCCATTACAGAAAGCGGTTTTATACAAAGTCGAAAACGGTTTGTATATTCATTTTTCAGAACCCCAAAGTGCTATTACTGAGGGACAATTTGCTGCCTGGTATAGCGGAGATGAATTAGTGGGTAGCGGTGTTATTTCATAG
- the dnaA gene encoding chromosomal replication initiator protein DnaA, translating into MKEAAEKVWSRCLEFIKDNITEQPFNTWFAPIVPVELEGNTLKIKVPSKFFCEWLEENYISLLKSAMTFTLGVNSRLVYIVDTPLTKEQLPSTNRPELAKQTLTLATETKDPGLKNPFVIPGIREITVDPQLNLHQNFDNFVEGASNRLARSAGMAVANKPGGTAFNPLFIFGGVGLGKTHLAHAIGVDIKEKYPKKKVLYVSAEKFTQQFISASTAKDKDKNTLNDFIHFYQLIDVLIVDDIQFLSGKVKTQDAFFHIFNHLHQNGKQVILTSDKAPVDLFDIEQRLLSRFKWGLSAELQTPDYETRYKILENKFYNDGAEIGEDIIAYLAENIRTNVRELEGVSNSLIAQAAFNRKEYSIELAQSIIDKSVKNNRNDLTIDHIQQIIADYFGLDIESLHSKTRKRNVVQARQLAMFFSKKYTKNSLYTIGSQIGQRDHATVLHACKTVENLIETDRAFKKYVSDLETKFSD; encoded by the coding sequence ATGAAAGAAGCAGCTGAAAAAGTCTGGAGTAGGTGTCTTGAATTCATAAAAGACAATATCACTGAGCAACCATTTAACACTTGGTTCGCTCCTATCGTACCTGTGGAATTAGAGGGCAATACCCTAAAAATCAAAGTGCCCAGTAAATTCTTTTGCGAGTGGTTAGAAGAAAATTATATTTCTCTTCTCAAATCAGCTATGACTTTTACCTTAGGTGTAAACTCTCGCCTCGTATATATTGTCGATACTCCTCTTACTAAAGAACAACTTCCTAGTACTAATCGGCCAGAATTAGCAAAACAGACTTTGACTTTAGCTACTGAAACCAAAGACCCTGGACTTAAAAATCCTTTCGTAATACCGGGTATTCGCGAAATAACTGTTGATCCTCAGCTGAACTTACATCAGAACTTCGACAACTTTGTGGAGGGGGCTTCCAATCGTTTAGCCCGCTCTGCAGGTATGGCAGTTGCCAATAAACCTGGGGGTACGGCTTTCAATCCGCTGTTTATCTTCGGAGGAGTAGGCTTAGGTAAAACCCACTTGGCACACGCAATAGGGGTAGATATCAAAGAAAAATACCCTAAAAAGAAGGTACTATACGTCTCTGCCGAAAAGTTCACTCAACAGTTTATCAGTGCTTCCACAGCCAAAGACAAAGATAAAAATACACTTAACGACTTTATTCACTTCTATCAGCTCATCGATGTGCTGATAGTCGATGATATTCAGTTCTTATCAGGGAAGGTAAAAACCCAAGATGCTTTCTTTCACATCTTCAATCACCTGCACCAAAATGGAAAACAGGTAATTCTCACTTCCGATAAAGCACCAGTTGATTTGTTCGATATCGAACAGCGCTTGCTCTCTCGCTTCAAATGGGGGCTTTCAGCCGAACTACAAACGCCCGACTATGAAACGCGCTATAAAATATTAGAAAATAAATTCTATAATGATGGCGCTGAAATAGGTGAGGATATCATCGCTTATTTAGCTGAAAATATTCGTACCAATGTGCGTGAACTCGAAGGGGTGAGTAATTCACTGATTGCACAAGCAGCTTTCAACCGCAAAGAGTACTCTATAGAACTTGCACAAAGCATTATTGATAAATCGGTGAAGAATAATCGAAACGATTTGACGATTGACCATATTCAGCAAATCATCGCCGATTACTTTGGCTTAGATATAGAATCCTTGCATTCAAAAACTAGAAAGCGTAATGTGGTTCAAGCACGACAGTTGGCGATGTTTTTTTCGAAGAAATACACCAAAAATTCACTTTATACTATTGGAAGCCAAATAGGACAACGCGACCACGCTACGGTGCTACACGCTTGTAAAACGGTGGAAAATCTAATAGAAACCGACCGTGCATTCAAGAAATATGTAAGTGATTTGGAAACTAAATTCTCTGACTGA
- a CDS encoding alanine dehydrogenase — protein sequence MESLSQLLPQEERLAVSNEQKSLKIGLPKEQTFQEHRICLTPDEVAVLVANGHQILIEAGAGEEAHFSDTDYSEAGAEIVYDTQEVFACPIVLKVQPPTTDELAYFNAQSVLLSALQLNTQDKTYFETLAQKQITALAFEYIKDEAENHPIQQSVDELTGIAAVLTASELLAEENRLLLGNITGIPPTEVVLLGANELTKAAAKTALGLGANVKIFAPSLTDLRKLRTHLPSSVYTATLQPQLLREALTHCHVLIGAMSGECRSPIVVTEEMVQQMKRGAVIVDASIGIGGCIETSKLTTLEQLTFTKYEVVHCGVPNLPSRYAHTASTLLSNILLSYLLKIGEEGGVENLLQIDKGFRNGLYSYHGILTHHNISKWFGLPYKPLHLLFL from the coding sequence ATGGAATCCTTATCTCAACTATTACCACAAGAAGAACGATTAGCGGTAAGCAATGAACAAAAATCTCTGAAAATAGGACTTCCAAAAGAGCAAACCTTTCAGGAGCATCGCATTTGCTTAACTCCCGATGAAGTAGCGGTATTAGTAGCTAATGGACATCAAATACTAATAGAGGCTGGGGCAGGGGAGGAGGCTCATTTTTCCGATACTGACTATAGTGAGGCAGGTGCCGAAATAGTATACGATACCCAAGAAGTATTCGCGTGTCCTATTGTGCTAAAAGTTCAACCGCCCACTACTGATGAACTTGCTTACTTTAATGCTCAATCTGTATTGTTGTCGGCTTTACAACTTAACACGCAAGATAAAACTTACTTCGAGACGCTTGCACAAAAGCAAATCACTGCCTTAGCTTTTGAATATATAAAGGACGAAGCAGAAAATCACCCTATACAGCAGTCGGTTGATGAGCTCACAGGTATCGCAGCTGTACTCACCGCCTCTGAACTGCTTGCAGAAGAAAACCGACTCTTGCTCGGCAATATCACTGGAATACCGCCTACTGAAGTAGTGCTTTTGGGAGCAAATGAACTCACCAAAGCTGCTGCCAAAACTGCCTTAGGATTGGGTGCCAATGTAAAGATATTTGCTCCTTCTCTCACCGATTTGAGAAAACTACGCACACATTTGCCCTCCTCAGTATATACCGCTACTTTGCAACCTCAGTTACTCCGAGAAGCCTTAACACATTGCCACGTGCTTATAGGGGCTATGAGTGGAGAATGTCGCTCGCCCATAGTAGTAACCGAAGAGATGGTACAACAAATGAAGCGTGGTGCTGTGATAGTAGATGCTAGTATTGGCATAGGAGGCTGTATAGAAACCAGTAAGCTTACCACTTTAGAACAACTTACCTTTACAAAATACGAAGTAGTACATTGTGGAGTGCCTAATTTACCTTCCCGTTATGCTCATACAGCTTCAACTTTGCTCAGCAATATCCTATTATCTTACTTACTAAAAATAGGAGAGGAGGGAGGTGTAGAAAACCTTTTACAAATAGACAAAGGTTTTAGAAACGGACTCTATTCTTATCACGGAATCCTTACTCATCACAACATCTCCAAGTGGTTCGGATTGCCTTACAAACCTTTACATTTATTGTTTTTATAG
- a CDS encoding TolC family protein, with the protein MMKKLFFLLCLLPFSVVAQKLWTLSDCILYAKENNLSIKQSEIDLKATDIDKMQAKAGFLPSVNGNASYNLNEGKNINPVTNQFENAFFQSASGGVSVDLTLFAGLQNWRKLHQAELNRIASQYQLDKMKDDIVLMIINAYAEVLSNKEQIKNLKAQLEISKESLTRTRELIGAGSLPKGDIYEAEAQLLTQEQQIIATENALFIAKMGLAQLLLLKNYRDFDIADSAFEQPSADILNKTPEEIYERAKEVMSDVKLAEANMQVAQNSLRLSQSAYSPRLSAQWGYSSRWSKKQAQDFWQQLDANKGMYAGLSLNIPIFNGFSTLGTVKRQRLNFLKSQFAKEQAELTSEKNIYQAYNDASNAKKLYEASEKTVQAKQQAFSYAQERHNVGLMNTFDFSQAKYQYENAQNDFVKAKYQYIFKLKVLEYYFSH; encoded by the coding sequence ATGATGAAAAAGTTATTTTTTTTACTTTGTTTACTGCCTTTTTCAGTAGTAGCACAAAAACTGTGGACATTAAGCGACTGTATTCTGTATGCCAAAGAAAATAACCTATCTATTAAACAATCGGAAATAGATTTAAAAGCCACAGATATTGATAAAATGCAAGCCAAAGCAGGTTTCTTGCCCTCGGTGAATGGCAATGCATCTTATAACTTAAATGAGGGAAAAAATATCAATCCTGTAACCAATCAGTTTGAAAATGCTTTCTTTCAATCGGCATCAGGAGGAGTAAGCGTAGACCTTACTCTTTTTGCAGGACTACAAAATTGGCGCAAGTTACATCAGGCGGAACTTAATCGTATAGCTTCTCAATATCAGTTAGATAAAATGAAAGACGATATAGTACTGATGATTATCAATGCCTATGCTGAAGTGTTGAGCAATAAAGAACAAATCAAGAATTTGAAAGCACAGTTAGAAATTTCAAAGGAAAGTTTAACGCGCACCCGTGAACTTATTGGTGCAGGATCTTTACCCAAAGGAGATATTTATGAAGCCGAAGCACAACTGCTCACACAAGAACAGCAAATAATAGCAACCGAAAACGCTCTCTTTATTGCCAAAATGGGTTTGGCACAATTACTTTTGTTAAAAAACTATCGAGATTTTGATATTGCAGATAGTGCTTTTGAGCAACCTTCTGCTGATATTCTTAATAAAACTCCTGAAGAGATTTATGAGCGTGCCAAAGAGGTAATGAGCGATGTAAAATTAGCCGAAGCAAATATGCAAGTAGCTCAAAATAGTTTGCGTTTATCACAATCGGCTTATTCACCGCGTCTTTCTGCTCAATGGGGTTATAGTTCACGATGGAGTAAGAAGCAAGCGCAAGATTTTTGGCAACAACTTGATGCTAATAAAGGTATGTATGCAGGGTTATCGCTTAATATTCCTATTTTTAACGGATTTTCAACTTTAGGAACTGTAAAACGTCAGCGATTAAATTTTTTAAAAAGTCAATTTGCTAAAGAACAAGCAGAACTTACTTCTGAGAAGAACATTTATCAAGCCTATAATGATGCTTCGAATGCTAAAAAGCTATATGAAGCGAGTGAAAAGACGGTACAAGCAAAACAACAGGCGTTTAGTTATGCGCAAGAGCGTCATAATGTAGGTTTAATGAATACTTTTGATTTTAGTCAAGCTAAATATCAGTATGAGAATGCTCAAAACGATTTTGTTAAAGCCAAATATCAATATATTTTTAAGCTAAAAGTATTAGAATATTATTTTAGTCATTAA